AACCCGTATGTGAGCCACTTGTGCTGGGGGCTTTTCGTCCGGCTGTACGCCTGATACGAGTAGTACGTTATCAGTCCGCCAAGAATGAGGATCAGTGTCTTCGAGACGACGATGCCGACCTGTGAACTTGGGATGTGTACCATGGTTATGTCTCCTTTCGCACCTCAGACCAGAGGTTTTCGAGCCGTTGGTCCGGCGTCCGAGCGCGATGTGAGATGTCGACGGTGAGCGACAGTTCCTCGTCGAGACTGATGACAACCTCCTCGAAATCGATAGCGTACCGGCTCGCGTGTTGCCCGTCCGACCTGACCTCGACGCCCTCGTACAGCAACGAGGACTCCGTCAGTAGTTCGAGCTTTCGGTAGGTCGTCGATAGCGGTACGCCGCTCCGGTCGGATATCTCGCTCGCTGTCAACGGTTCCTCCAGTACGCTGACAATGGCGCGGCAGTCCTCGTCGTCGAGTGCGTCGAGGACCGCCTGTAACTCCGGCGTCTCCTCGTCAGCGAAGGGGTCCCGGACCATCCTTGCCCGACACTGCCCGCCCAAGACGTTTAATGTAACCGACTTCGGAGCGCTTACCGCCTGACAGAGTCGACGTTTCCGCCACACGGTACGCAATATATAGGGAACTTATCTGTAACCGTGCATTCGTTCCCAATTACTGAGAACGGTTCCGTTGACCTGAGAACTCGCTTTGGGGGTTTATACTGTGGTGTCTTATCGTCAATTGCTTATGGAAGACCAGATCGGCGCACCCGGATCGGGCATCTCCCGTCGCGACTTCGTGAAAGCCTCCGGCCTCGGCGGCACGGTCGCGCTCGCGGGCTGTACCGCTCCGGGTGAGGTTCCAACTGAAGAGTCAGTCGACACCAGCACGACTCCAGCGCAATCCGACAGCGACCTCCCGACCACGTCGCCGCCGGAGATTGTCAACGTCGACGAACAGGGTGGTGAAGTGACGCTTTCCTCCGTCCCGGCCAAACACGAGGCTCACCCCGGCGAATCGATGGGCGGCCCAGTCGAACTGCCGAAGGTGTGGGCGTTCAAGGCCGACGACGGCGAACCGAGCGTTCCAGGGCCGATTCTTCGGACGACGGAAGGCGAGGACATGGAGGTCACCTTCGACAACACGGACGGCATGCGCCCGCATACGGTCCACTTCCACGCCGTCCAGAAGCAGTGGGAGGACGACGGCGTCCCGACGACGACGGGCATCCGTATCGACCCCGGCGAGAAGCACACCTACACTATCCCCGCGAACGTGACGGGCACGCACCTCTATCACTGCCATTACCAGACCCATCGCCACATCGACATGGGGATGTACGGCATCTTCCGTGTCGATCCGAAGGGGTACGAGCCGGCCGACAAGGAGTACTTCATGACGCTGAAGGAGTGGGACTCCCGGCTGAACCGTCAGATGGCCGGCATGGACGCCAGCTACGACGTTCGTAACCGCCGCCCTGACACGTTCACGGTCAACGGGAAGTCCGCGCCCCGGACGCTTCACCCGGAGGACGGTTCGCCAATCATCGTCGAGCAGGGTGATACGGTGCGCATCCACATGTGTAACAACGGGTACATGGACCACCCGATGCACATCCACAACCACCGCTTCCAGGTGACTCACAAGGACGGCGGAAAGATTCCGGAAGCCGCTCGCCACGATCAGGACATCACCAGCATCCCGCCCGCCGGTCGGCACACCATCGAGTTCGAAGCCGACGCCGACCCCGGCATCTACCTCGCGCACTGTCACAAGGTCAGCCACGCGATGAACGGAACCTCCTACCCCGGTGGGATGATCACCGGTGTTGTCTACAAGGAAGCGATGGACACCGATATCTTCAAGCAGTTGATGGACTACGCCGGTTACGAAGGGTGACCCGGCGTTTGACGGGCCGTTGAATCGATCGCCCGTGGCATAGACGTTGTTTCTGGAACGATTTCAAAGAGCGGACCCAAAGCGGTAGTTCTTGCGCAACTGCTGAAATAAATCTCATACTGCTATATCGAATTTGGTTGTGGTTCCCAACAACTGGGAACACGCTGGACCCGTTTTTCTTAGGGAAACTAATGGGAGCGTATGGAAGAGTTCGACCACGAGGTAGACGCCCCGCGCGGCGCAACAAGTCGCGAGTGGGAGGTGTTCGTCCGCGAGGAGACGGCGGACCCGCTTGCTCACGTCGGCAGTGTCAGCGCGCCGTCCGTCGACATCGCCAGAGAGCAGGCCGCGTCACTGTTCGGACGGACCGCCGTCACGCTGTGGCTGTGTCCCGCCGACGAGACTCACCGCTACCAGACGGACGATGCGGCCCTCGGGTCGGGAACGACGGGGGACGACGCCACGATGAGCCTCGACGAGATGGAGTCGGAGACGCTCCGGGGTGAGAACCGATGATTTCGGTCTCGAAACTGCTCTGTGACTTAGACGCCGAGGGGGACGGCCTCCGGTACGACGCGGCCGACGAGTCCACCAAACGCCAGATCAGAGATAAAAAGCAGCGCCGGCCGGTCGTCGTCTGGAACGTCACCAAGCAGTGCAATCTCTACTGTGACCACTGCTACGCCGCCGCTGACACCGAAATTGCCGACGGCGAACTCTCGACTGCGGAAGGGAAAGCGCTGCTTGAGGACCTGGCGGACTACGGTGCGCCGGTGGTGCTGTTCTCCGGGGGCGAGCCGCTCGTCCGACAGGACCTCGAAGAGCTGGTCGCCTACGCGAACGAGGTCGGTGTCCGCCCGGTGCTCTCGACCAACGGGACGCTCATCACCGAGGAGCGCGCCCAGTCGCTCAAGGACGCCGGGCTGAAATACGCCGGCGTCTCCGTCGACGGCCTGCCCGAGCGCAACGACGACTTCCGCGGGGTCGACGGCGCGTTCGAGGGCGCGGTTCAGGGCATCGAGAACTGCCTCGACGCGGGCCTGAAGACCGGCCTCCGATACACCATCACCGAGCGCAACGCCGCGGATCTGGAGGGCGTCGTGGACCTGCTGACCGACGTGGGCGTGGATCGCTTCTGCTTCTACCATCTCGACTACGGCGGCCGCGGGACCGAAATCGTCGACGCCGACCTCACACCCGAGGACCGTCGGCAGGCGGTCAAGCGAGTCTGTGACATGACTCGCGAGTACCACGACCGCGGCGAGGAGATCGAGACACTACTGGTCGGGAACTACGCCGACGCTGCCTATCTCGTGGAGTACGCCCGCGAGCACATGAGCGACGCGCAGGCCCAGCGAGTGTACGAGTATCTACGGGTCAACGGCGGGGATCCGACCGGCGAACGCGTCGCTGACGTGGACTATCAGGGCAACGTCCACCTCACGCAGTTCTGGCAGGGGTACTCGCTGGGGAACGTCCGCGACCGCTCGTTCGGCGACATCTGGGAGGACGAGTCGAACCCGCTGCTTCGGGCGCTCCGGAACCGCGAGGACCACCTCACGGGGAAATGCGCCGACTGCCGTTACGCCGAGGTCTGCCGCGGGGCCTCCCGGCTACGGGCGCTCACCGTCGAAGACGACCTGTTCGCCCCGGACCCGCAGTGTTATCTGGAGGACGCCGAGGTTCACGGGCCGCCACCGTTCGATACCGGTGAGAACTCGATGGCCAGCGGGCGTTCGGCTGACTGAATCGGGCCACGTCATTTTAACCCCCATCAAACCAAGGGAGACGACTCATTCCTGCGTGCTGGTAACTATCACATGCGACCGTCGATTGACGGTCGTGTCGTCGGGAGACACACGCTCAGTCTCGTGGGACAGATGGGCGTTCCTTCGGGCATTCGGCCGCCATGGACACGGCGGCCGGTTTGTTCTCTGTGAGCACTGGGGCGGACCGGGGCGTTTTTGCCCTGCCCCCCGCTATCGACACCTGTGCAGTCGGTTGAGCTACACGCGCATTCGTCGCTGTCGTACGACGGCCGGGACCCGGTCGAGCTCCTCTTAGAGCAAGCCAGCGGTGTCGGACTGGACGCGCTGGCTGTGACTGACCACGACGAAATCGACGCCAGCCTCCGGGCGGCCGAACTCGCCCCGGAGTACGGCCTCGTCGGGATTCCCGGGATGGAGGTTACGTGTGCCGCCGGGCACGTCCTCGCCCTGGGGATTCAGGAGGCGATTCCGCCACACCTCCCGTTCGACGAGACGCTTGACCGCATCCGCGACCAGGGCGGGCTCGCGGTCGTCCCGCATCCGTTTCAGGAGTCCCGCCACGGCGTCCTCGAACACATATCGAAGGCCGAACTCGCCACTGCTGACGCCATCGAGGTGTACAACTCCCGGCTGTTGACCGGGCGGTCGAACCGGCAGGCCGAGCGGTTCGCGCGACGGAAGGGGCTGCCGATGACCGCCGGCAGCGACGCTCACATCGCTGAGATGGTCGGGCAGGCGGTCACCAACGTCGGCACGGACGAGCGAACGGTCGAGGCGATTCTGGACGCGATCCGCGAGGGTAAGACGACCGTCGAAGGCAAGCGGACGCCGTGGCGGATCAGCTTCCGGCAGGCCGCCGGCGGGGCGAAGCGACGCGTCAAGAACGGTATCGCGGAGCTCCTCCAGTGATGCAGGGAGCCGATACGGACGCCGTCGCCGACGCGCTCGAACGCGGCGACGCGCTCGCTGGAACTGGTGGGTTCGCAGGCGAACTGGACGGGACGCTCGTCCGGGACGTTCTCGGGCGGTACCCGCTGTTCGTGGAGCGGTCCGTCTCCGAGGAGGGGCGGCTCGACCCCGAGAAGTGGAGCCACGACCCGACGGCGCTGGCTGACCCGCGGTCGTTCCCGGCCGGCCACGTTCGGGACGACAGCGGGACCCGACGGCGCTGGACGCTGCCATCGCCCGACCCGTTCGATACCCGTGAAACGGCAATCGAGCGGGTCCGCGCCGCTGTCGAGACGAGCATCGACGCCGTCGACACTGATGGGCTGGCAATCGCGTTCTCGGGCGGCGTGGACTCGGCGCTGCTCGCGGCCCGGCTCGACGCACCGCTGTACGTCGCCGGGTTCCCGGACAGCCACGACGTTGCGGCCGCTCGGTCGGCCGCTGACCTGCTGGGAACGGAAGTCCGCGTCGTCGAGCTAACCCACGACGCCATCGAGCGGGCGGTCCCCGAAATTGCCAGCGCCACCGCGCGCACAAACGCGATGGACGTACAGATAGCGCTCCCGCTGTACCTCGGTGCTGAACAGGTCGCGGCGGACGGCTTCGACCGGCTTGCGCTCGGGCAGGGTGCGGACGAACTGTTCGGCGGCTATGCAAAAGTCGCCAAGGCTCCTGAAGACCCTCGCGTCGAGGCCGACACCGTCCGCGGGGCGCAGCGAGAGGTCATCGCCTCGCTCCCCGACCAACTGGAGCGGGATGTGCTCGCCCTGCGGGCGGCGGGCGTCGAACCGGTGACGCCGCTGCTACACGACCGCGTGGTCGACGCCGCGCTGCGACTGGACGGCGACCTACTCGTCGACGGTGAGACGCGGAAAGTCGCGCTCCGGGCGGTCGCCCGGGAGTCGCTCCCGGACGAGATTGCGGACCGGGACAAGAAGGCCGCGCAGTACGGCTCGCTGGCCGCCCGGGAACTCGACCGTCTGGCCCGGCAGGCCGGCTACAAGCGGCGGATGGACAACCACGTCACGCAGTACATTGAATCGCTCGTCGAGTGAGCCGCGTCTACGCCTCGTGAACCGATTCGATTGCCCGCTGGCCGACCTCGACGACGTCTGCCGGGAGTTCATCGCTCCGATTCTGTAGCTCACTAGCAGAGAACCATTCCCAGTCTTCGGCCGGCTGTTCGCCCGGCCCCGGTGTGATGTCGCGGCTGTCCGCCCGGCCGTAGAAGATGAAGTCGATGTGCTGGTGGCCGACATCGCCCTCTGCGCTGACGTTGATGTCTTCGAGCAGGAAATGCTGTGGCTGGGGTATCGACCGGACCGTCTCGCTCTCGATATCCTGCTGCGGTGCGATGAGGTCGACATCGAGGCCCAGTTCCTCGCGCGTCTCGCGCAGTGCAGCCTCGTGCGGCAGTTCGTCGCGGTCGATGTGGCCACCGGCGGGCAGCCACATGTCGAGTTTGCTGTGTTCGTGTAGCGCGACGGAGCCGTCGCTGACGACGTAGACGGTCGCGACAAAATGGCGGGTCGTCTCCATACCGGTGGAACGGTACAGGCAGAGGTTTAGGTTACGATACCAGTCAGGGGTGGATGTTGTCTTCCGCTTCCAGGAGTTCGTGGTAGCGGTTGCGGATGGTGACTTCCGAGATGTTCGCCACCTCGCTGACCTGGCTCTGGGTCACCTTCTCGTTGGTGAGCAGCGAGGCGGCGTAGACGGCGGCGGCGGCGAGGCCGACCGGCGACTTCCCGGAGTGGACCCCCTCCTGCTTGGCGTTCTGGAGGAGCTGGCGGGCGCGCCGTTCGACCTCCTCAGAGAGGTCGAGGTCCGACGCGAACCGCGGGACGTAGCTCTCGGGGTCGGCAGGCTGGATTTCCAGCGAGAGTTCGCGGACGACGTAGCGGTAGGTGCGGGCGATTTCGTCTTTCTCGACGCGGGAGACGCCCGCAATCTCGTCGAGCGAGCGCGGTGTCCCGGCCTGTCGCGCGGCGGCGTACAGCGACGCTGTCGAGACACCCTCGATGGAGCGGCCGGGCAGCAGGTCCTCGTCGAGTGCGCGGCGATAGATGACGCTGGCCGTCTCACGAACGTTCTCGGGCAGTCCGAGCGCCGAGGCCATCCGGTCGATCTCTCCGAGGGCCTGCTTGAGGTTGCGCTCCTTGGAGTCGCGGGTCCGGAACCGCTCGTTCCAGGTGCGCAGGCGCTGCATCTTCTCACGCTGGCGCGAGGACAGGGAGTTGCCGTAGGCGTCCTTGTCCTGCCAGCCGATGTTCGTCGAGAGGCCCTTGTCGTGCATCATGTTCGTCGTCGGCGCGCCGACGCGGGACTTCTCGTCTTTCTCCTTCGAATCGAACGCGCGCCACTCGGGACCGGGGTCGATCTCGTCCTCCTCGACCACCAGCCCACAGTCTTCACACACCGTTTCACCGCGCTCGCTGTCGGAGAGTAACGCACCGCTACACTCCGGACAGACGAGTGACTCCGACTCCTCTTCCTCCGTCTGCTCTGTCTCCGTTTCGCGCTCGTTCGAGTATCGGCGGATGCTGGTATCGGTCATTTGTTGGGGGTGGGACAACCGGGTATCGTACCCGAAAAACGTGTTGTACTCTACTGTTGTATCTACGGCGACTTAAAACTTTTGTCCGTTTCAGAAGTCCAATTTTTGGAACGGGAAACAAGAGTTGGCAAATCTTGTGTATTCACTTCCCCAATTGTTAACTAGTT
This genomic window from Haloarcula rubripromontorii contains:
- a CDS encoding TIGR04347 family pseudo-SAM/SPASM protein codes for the protein MISVSKLLCDLDAEGDGLRYDAADESTKRQIRDKKQRRPVVVWNVTKQCNLYCDHCYAAADTEIADGELSTAEGKALLEDLADYGAPVVLFSGGEPLVRQDLEELVAYANEVGVRPVLSTNGTLITEERAQSLKDAGLKYAGVSVDGLPERNDDFRGVDGAFEGAVQGIENCLDAGLKTGLRYTITERNAADLEGVVDLLTDVGVDRFCFYHLDYGGRGTEIVDADLTPEDRRQAVKRVCDMTREYHDRGEEIETLLVGNYADAAYLVEYAREHMSDAQAQRVYEYLRVNGGDPTGERVADVDYQGNVHLTQFWQGYSLGNVRDRSFGDIWEDESNPLLRALRNREDHLTGKCADCRYAEVCRGASRLRALTVEDDLFAPDPQCYLEDAEVHGPPPFDTGENSMASGRSAD
- a CDS encoding helix-turn-helix domain-containing protein is translated as MVRDPFADEETPELQAVLDALDDEDCRAIVSVLEEPLTASEISDRSGVPLSTTYRKLELLTESSLLYEGVEVRSDGQHASRYAIDFEEVVISLDEELSLTVDISHRARTPDQRLENLWSEVRKET
- a CDS encoding transcription initiation factor IIB; the protein is MTDTSIRRYSNERETETEQTEEEESESLVCPECSGALLSDSERGETVCEDCGLVVEEDEIDPGPEWRAFDSKEKDEKSRVGAPTTNMMHDKGLSTNIGWQDKDAYGNSLSSRQREKMQRLRTWNERFRTRDSKERNLKQALGEIDRMASALGLPENVRETASVIYRRALDEDLLPGRSIEGVSTASLYAAARQAGTPRSLDEIAGVSRVEKDEIARTYRYVVRELSLEIQPADPESYVPRFASDLDLSEEVERRARQLLQNAKQEGVHSGKSPVGLAAAAVYAASLLTNEKVTQSQVSEVANISEVTIRNRYHELLEAEDNIHP
- a CDS encoding PHP domain-containing protein — protein: MQSVELHAHSSLSYDGRDPVELLLEQASGVGLDALAVTDHDEIDASLRAAELAPEYGLVGIPGMEVTCAAGHVLALGIQEAIPPHLPFDETLDRIRDQGGLAVVPHPFQESRHGVLEHISKAELATADAIEVYNSRLLTGRSNRQAERFARRKGLPMTAGSDAHIAEMVGQAVTNVGTDERTVEAILDAIREGKTTVEGKRTPWRISFRQAAGGAKRRVKNGIAELLQ
- a CDS encoding asparagine synthase C-terminal domain-containing protein, whose translation is MQGADTDAVADALERGDALAGTGGFAGELDGTLVRDVLGRYPLFVERSVSEEGRLDPEKWSHDPTALADPRSFPAGHVRDDSGTRRRWTLPSPDPFDTRETAIERVRAAVETSIDAVDTDGLAIAFSGGVDSALLAARLDAPLYVAGFPDSHDVAAARSAADLLGTEVRVVELTHDAIERAVPEIASATARTNAMDVQIALPLYLGAEQVAADGFDRLALGQGADELFGGYAKVAKAPEDPRVEADTVRGAQREVIASLPDQLERDVLALRAAGVEPVTPLLHDRVVDAALRLDGDLLVDGETRKVALRAVARESLPDEIADRDKKAAQYGSLAARELDRLARQAGYKRRMDNHVTQYIESLVE
- a CDS encoding multicopper oxidase domain-containing protein: MEDQIGAPGSGISRRDFVKASGLGGTVALAGCTAPGEVPTEESVDTSTTPAQSDSDLPTTSPPEIVNVDEQGGEVTLSSVPAKHEAHPGESMGGPVELPKVWAFKADDGEPSVPGPILRTTEGEDMEVTFDNTDGMRPHTVHFHAVQKQWEDDGVPTTTGIRIDPGEKHTYTIPANVTGTHLYHCHYQTHRHIDMGMYGIFRVDPKGYEPADKEYFMTLKEWDSRLNRQMAGMDASYDVRNRRPDTFTVNGKSAPRTLHPEDGSPIIVEQGDTVRIHMCNNGYMDHPMHIHNHRFQVTHKDGGKIPEAARHDQDITSIPPAGRHTIEFEADADPGIYLAHCHKVSHAMNGTSYPGGMITGVVYKEAMDTDIFKQLMDYAGYEG
- a CDS encoding NUDIX hydrolase, which codes for METTRHFVATVYVVSDGSVALHEHSKLDMWLPAGGHIDRDELPHEAALRETREELGLDVDLIAPQQDIESETVRSIPQPQHFLLEDINVSAEGDVGHQHIDFIFYGRADSRDITPGPGEQPAEDWEWFSASELQNRSDELPADVVEVGQRAIESVHEA
- a CDS encoding Htur_1727 family rSAM-partnered candidate RiPP yields the protein MEEFDHEVDAPRGATSREWEVFVREETADPLAHVGSVSAPSVDIAREQAASLFGRTAVTLWLCPADETHRYQTDDAALGSGTTGDDATMSLDEMESETLRGENR